In Symmachiella dynata, the following are encoded in one genomic region:
- a CDS encoding Flp family type IVb pilin, with protein MKTLAKSVKKFLVSEDGPTAVEYAVMLALIIIVCLTAITSVGTTANTTFEGVATAM; from the coding sequence ATGAAGACACTGGCTAAGAGCGTTAAGAAGTTTCTGGTTTCCGAAGATGGCCCGACAGCTGTTGAATACGCCGTGATGTTGGCGTTGATCATCATCGTCTGTCTGACCGCGATTACGTCGGTCGGTACCACAGCCAACACGACCTTCGAAGGCGTCGCCACAGCGATGTAA
- a CDS encoding Flp family type IVb pilin: protein MQMLKSVKKFLVSEDGPTAVEYAVMLALIIVVCLTAITSVGTTTNTTFEGVATAL, encoded by the coding sequence ATGCAGATGCTTAAGAGCGTCAAGAAGTTTTTGGTTTCGGAAGATGGCCCGACGGCTGTCGAATACGCGGTCATGTTGGCGTTGATCATCGTGGTTTGCCTCACAGCGATCACATCTGTTGGTACGACGACCAATACGACCTTCGAAGGTGTTGCCACGGCTTTGTAA
- a CDS encoding A24 family peptidase, with protein sequence MDLHEIFIHNWPVKLVSVILIVAAYIDGKELRVPNWITFPMVLSGLAANTWMHGWAGLSSALIGMCVGLLTLLPLYSVGGMGAGDVKLMAGIGAWLGGWVTVYAFVVSAVIGGLMAIVMAVSSGKLRKHYENFFMIMFEFKQVKNPRELSVIAAERKSSMLLLPYGIPICIGSIGYFFYAGMI encoded by the coding sequence ATGGATCTACACGAGATTTTTATTCACAACTGGCCCGTCAAATTGGTCTCGGTCATTTTGATCGTGGCGGCTTACATCGACGGCAAGGAACTACGGGTTCCCAACTGGATTACGTTTCCCATGGTCCTTTCGGGACTAGCGGCCAACACCTGGATGCATGGTTGGGCAGGCTTGAGCAGTGCACTGATCGGCATGTGCGTTGGGCTGTTGACCCTATTGCCACTGTATAGTGTGGGCGGAATGGGGGCAGGCGATGTCAAGCTGATGGCCGGCATCGGGGCGTGGCTGGGCGGATGGGTGACTGTGTACGCGTTCGTCGTCTCAGCGGTGATCGGCGGATTGATGGCAATCGTCATGGCGGTCTCTAGCGGTAAGCTGAGAAAACACTACGAGAATTTCTTCATGATCATGTTTGAATTCAAGCAGGTGAAAAATCCGCGCGAACTTTCGGTAATCGCCGCGGAGCGTAAATCCAGCATGTTACTCCTACCCTACGGGATTCCGATCTGCATCGGTTCAATTGGGTACTTTTTCTATGCTGGCATGATTTAA
- the cpaB gene encoding Flp pilus assembly protein CpaB, whose protein sequence is MKGKSIVMLAVALGCGLVAMIGVQQVLSGDKKEEAKKTMPVLVALEEISPGIEIEDSMVTFKEMPMDMMPTDAVTSADQYVNRGLRSRAFPGTPIVQAMLGEEGVFSASNEIPIGMRVAAISVTAKTAVAGFVNPHDRVDIQVTYKRRIDGKTLERTKTVLEYIEVFAVDKQRDMVDNESESIYKNISVLVTPEQVNLLRLAEKKGDLNFSLRHKDDDTQEQVADIDDEDFDAKMRALFGEDDIAPENADYVNPELSSEEQDIRNSINEEIVEEPVTEPIPTWTIVIYHDGEKTVEDVPLSDPNAIDNIDVEPTQPQGIEPEPSAT, encoded by the coding sequence ATGAAAGGTAAATCAATCGTAATGTTGGCCGTCGCACTCGGGTGCGGCTTAGTCGCCATGATTGGCGTCCAACAAGTTCTCTCCGGAGACAAAAAAGAAGAAGCCAAAAAAACCATGCCGGTGTTGGTTGCCCTAGAGGAAATCAGCCCCGGAATTGAGATTGAAGATTCGATGGTGACGTTCAAAGAAATGCCAATGGACATGATGCCGACTGATGCAGTGACATCGGCGGATCAATATGTCAACCGGGGCTTGCGGTCACGCGCATTTCCCGGCACCCCAATCGTGCAAGCCATGCTTGGTGAGGAAGGTGTTTTTAGTGCATCGAATGAGATCCCCATAGGAATGCGAGTGGCGGCAATCAGTGTGACTGCCAAAACTGCAGTTGCTGGATTCGTAAATCCCCACGACCGGGTCGACATTCAAGTGACCTATAAGCGGCGAATCGACGGAAAGACGTTGGAACGAACCAAAACGGTACTGGAATACATTGAAGTGTTTGCTGTCGACAAACAAAGGGACATGGTCGACAACGAATCCGAGTCGATTTACAAAAACATTTCTGTCTTGGTGACACCTGAGCAAGTCAACTTGTTGCGTCTGGCTGAGAAGAAAGGCGACTTAAACTTTTCACTACGGCACAAGGACGACGACACGCAAGAACAAGTTGCGGACATCGATGATGAAGACTTCGATGCCAAGATGCGTGCATTGTTCGGTGAAGATGACATCGCCCCGGAAAATGCGGATTACGTCAATCCAGAGTTGTCCAGCGAAGAGCAGGACATTCGGAATAGTATCAACGAGGAAATCGTCGAGGAGCCGGTGACTGAACCGATTCCGACCTGGACAATTGTAATTTATCACGATGGCGAAAAGACGGTCGAGGACGTCCCTCTATCCGATCCCAATGCCATCGATAACATCGATGTGGAACCCACGCAACCACAAGGTATTGAACCAGAACCGTCCGCCACGTAG
- a CDS encoding pilus assembly protein N-terminal domain-containing protein: MIHHVDRPFTKLEMVEKSTRILELKGRITTVDVNDSEVITASKVENPFNPRQLRITAGAPGVTDVTVVDEFGQSHKLEILVVGDVRHLQSLLQLSFPDAAIHVTKVQNTAVLSGWVDQPAQIRPIMQLTEQFFPEPINNIQVGGVQQVTLKVKVMEVQRGKIRRLGFNFFDIGNNGYIISNPGNLIPIRTLTSAAGAATSLDFNPAGATAMFGIISDSNIFQGFIEALKEESLLKILAEPNLSVKSGSKANLLQGGEFPILIPQSLGTLSVEFKSFGVKLEALPIVLGNGRLSLQLIPEVSERDFSSAIETQGIVVPGLTTRRVQTAVEMDFGQTFVIAGLIFDRQTATTFKVPVLGELPFFGALFRRVRYDETETELLIMVTPELADPLKPCEVPPQGPGQFTSTPTDRELYLDGTLEVPYYGPQCVDCEADGGYVPQPAYIEPTPNGNMQYAPSTVPPAPAASGSDISPPPTPQPEAAKPQGVGPTLGHSPAKPDLVTPRFRSAAPRVQQASVAPSGATPLLGPAPTKRVKPVQSTTVRAKATTKVTTAPRAKTLNQTRPNRRTGPTQVVQQQRTGQNNTTIVRRASAATAQPSGTAPTTAAPANPALVFPDAEKQKLLNQLKASSQAKPSRRAPRPGLIAPKELTGRANPDGQSSSGTP, encoded by the coding sequence ATGATTCATCACGTCGACCGTCCATTTACCAAATTGGAAATGGTGGAGAAATCGACGCGAATCCTCGAACTCAAAGGCCGCATCACAACGGTCGATGTCAATGACTCGGAAGTCATTACCGCGTCTAAAGTGGAAAACCCATTCAATCCTCGGCAACTGCGAATCACTGCCGGAGCACCGGGTGTCACCGACGTGACCGTCGTCGACGAATTTGGCCAAAGCCATAAATTGGAAATCCTCGTCGTGGGCGACGTGCGGCATCTGCAATCGTTGCTGCAGCTGAGTTTTCCTGATGCTGCCATTCATGTCACGAAGGTGCAAAACACCGCCGTGCTGAGCGGATGGGTCGACCAACCGGCGCAGATTCGCCCGATCATGCAATTGACCGAGCAGTTCTTCCCCGAACCGATCAACAACATTCAAGTCGGTGGCGTCCAACAGGTCACGCTGAAAGTGAAGGTCATGGAGGTTCAACGTGGCAAGATTCGCCGGTTGGGCTTCAACTTCTTCGACATTGGAAACAACGGATACATCATCTCGAATCCGGGGAACTTGATTCCTATTCGAACTTTGACGTCGGCTGCAGGAGCGGCAACCAGCCTCGACTTCAATCCGGCAGGGGCGACAGCGATGTTTGGGATTATCAGCGACAGCAATATTTTCCAGGGCTTTATTGAAGCCTTGAAAGAAGAGTCGCTGTTGAAGATCTTGGCTGAGCCGAACCTTTCGGTGAAGAGTGGTTCCAAGGCGAACCTACTGCAAGGTGGAGAATTCCCGATTCTTATCCCGCAATCTCTGGGAACATTGAGCGTCGAATTCAAATCCTTCGGCGTCAAACTCGAAGCATTGCCCATCGTATTGGGGAACGGCCGGTTGAGCTTGCAATTGATTCCTGAAGTCAGCGAACGGGACTTCTCCAGTGCGATCGAAACACAGGGAATCGTGGTGCCCGGTTTGACGACACGTCGTGTACAAACCGCTGTGGAAATGGATTTTGGTCAAACGTTTGTGATTGCAGGTTTGATCTTCGATCGACAGACAGCCACGACGTTTAAGGTTCCGGTTTTGGGAGAATTGCCCTTTTTTGGTGCCCTGTTCCGTCGCGTTCGCTATGACGAAACCGAAACCGAACTGTTGATTATGGTCACGCCGGAATTGGCCGACCCATTGAAACCGTGTGAAGTCCCGCCGCAAGGCCCTGGACAATTCACAAGTACTCCGACCGATCGCGAGTTGTATCTCGATGGCACACTGGAAGTCCCCTACTACGGACCGCAATGTGTCGATTGCGAAGCTGACGGTGGCTATGTGCCGCAACCGGCTTACATCGAACCGACTCCGAACGGCAACATGCAGTACGCTCCGAGTACCGTTCCGCCGGCCCCGGCCGCTAGTGGATCCGACATTTCACCTCCGCCGACACCGCAACCCGAAGCTGCCAAACCGCAGGGAGTGGGGCCCACCTTGGGCCACTCCCCCGCCAAGCCCGATTTGGTCACACCACGTTTTCGTAGTGCGGCCCCTCGAGTTCAACAAGCTTCTGTTGCCCCCTCAGGTGCCACGCCCTTACTGGGGCCGGCACCGACCAAACGGGTGAAACCAGTGCAGTCTACAACTGTGCGAGCCAAAGCGACCACAAAAGTGACGACAGCACCGCGAGCAAAAACATTGAATCAAACTCGTCCGAATCGCCGCACCGGGCCGACGCAGGTCGTCCAACAGCAGCGAACCGGCCAGAACAACACGACCATCGTACGGCGAGCTTCGGCAGCAACCGCGCAGCCATCAGGCACAGCACCGACAACAGCGGCTCCCGCTAATCCAGCATTGGTCTTTCCCGATGCGGAAAAGCAGAAATTGCTGAACCAGTTGAAAGCATCCAGCCAAGCAAAACCCAGTCGTCGCGCCCCGCGGCCGGGATTAATTGCTCCCAAGGAGTTAACCGGTCGGGCAAATCCGGACGGACAATCGTCGAGCGGCACTCCCTAA
- a CDS encoding AAA family ATPase produces MNNVVRLAIVDPNDSSRTTIKNLLMGMDMVWLEAECSRYDFFADVISQTQPDIALINLDDDEEKGLALISRVTQDLPGCSVLVVSSSTEGSLILHAMRNGAKEFLSYPLKWEDFLAALDRIQNAGRGRGGDGSALSCQVVAVGGAGGGVGCTSLAVNLGCSLAKEERNSVAIVDIDFALGDADVWLDIIPDYTIHDVTENITRLDYSLLKRSLTQHDCGVYLLPRPVQITNDTTVDTDQLKRMIALLKATFTHLVIDVSKTYSPLDMATLELADSVLMVTQLDLPCLRNVVRLMQYFDNIDGLVDKTKVVVNRLGLEEEQISLNKALETIGREIFWQIPNDYATMVEARNNGIPLQMQAPRAKLTKCVDQLAAALDGKNAAETTDDGKKPRRTSLFGFLSSGSK; encoded by the coding sequence ATGAATAACGTAGTCCGATTGGCAATAGTAGACCCCAACGACTCCTCCCGAACGACCATCAAAAACTTGTTGATGGGTATGGATATGGTGTGGTTGGAAGCCGAATGCTCACGTTACGACTTTTTTGCCGATGTCATTTCACAGACGCAGCCTGACATCGCGCTGATTAATCTCGACGACGATGAGGAAAAAGGCTTGGCCTTGATCAGTCGCGTGACACAGGATCTTCCCGGCTGCAGCGTTTTGGTCGTCAGCAGTTCGACCGAAGGCAGCCTGATCCTGCACGCCATGCGAAACGGGGCCAAGGAGTTCTTGAGTTATCCTCTCAAATGGGAGGATTTCCTAGCCGCGTTGGACCGTATTCAAAATGCGGGACGCGGCCGTGGCGGCGATGGGTCGGCGCTTTCCTGCCAAGTGGTAGCCGTTGGCGGTGCCGGCGGCGGCGTGGGATGTACCTCTTTGGCGGTGAATTTGGGCTGTAGTCTCGCCAAAGAGGAACGCAACAGCGTCGCAATTGTCGACATCGATTTCGCCTTGGGTGATGCGGACGTCTGGTTGGATATCATTCCTGATTACACCATTCACGACGTCACTGAAAACATCACCCGCTTGGACTACTCGTTGTTAAAACGTTCGTTGACGCAACACGACTGCGGTGTCTATCTACTGCCGCGACCGGTGCAAATCACGAATGACACAACGGTCGATACCGACCAACTCAAACGCATGATTGCCTTGTTGAAGGCAACGTTTACCCATCTGGTGATCGACGTCAGTAAGACGTATTCACCGTTGGATATGGCCACGTTGGAGTTGGCTGACAGCGTGCTCATGGTCACGCAACTCGACTTGCCCTGTTTGCGCAACGTCGTGCGATTGATGCAGTATTTTGACAATATCGACGGATTAGTCGACAAGACCAAAGTGGTCGTCAACCGTTTGGGATTGGAAGAAGAACAAATCAGCTTGAACAAAGCATTGGAAACGATCGGCCGCGAAATCTTTTGGCAGATCCCCAACGACTACGCCACGATGGTTGAGGCACGTAACAACGGCATCCCGCTCCAAATGCAGGCTCCGCGGGCGAAACTGACGAAGTGCGTTGATCAACTCGCCGCCGCATTGGACGGGAAAAACGCCGCTGAAACGACGGACGATGGCAAGAAGCCGCGTCGCACCAGCCTGTTTGGATTCCTTTCCAGCGGATCCAAATAG
- a CDS encoding tetratricopeptide repeat protein: MRALIISLTISIFLTTAVGAEEASNVPRSPNSDSRDRAAAVALNYCRAAFFRIKRNGTKPVLVEEQENILNNLNLNGIADQEVVTLYTKVLEEIGGETIAEKERQHLKSEFRRNLGRQAMASAFLLSTQVTTFQYGEALRTGAGSWWDYRNLKTNTDHAVWNIEKSRMVQVVNSSSQFLDTFWKMIQKKNIPDRWLIRCADLDSLDAALNETDPEIRLRLLQRLEKFMECYPPYWYHVARTHQALGDWDKAAETYENLANYGAGHFRRDEMLAAGVANLAAIQDFQGNREAARTAQEALGYADTAWQANLVCARILAKHGKYELAEEAALRNIDARLERTQSLVALMTIYQDSGEREKLIHWLRDEQVLGQIPVPAVLRACTYLGSDEVPTMVNRHLLRTLFGYADMNLGMDDIVFRADPLWQIGTAKVSLLINGRTVHAPELGQKNDAAEVRFRDAVQLGGIFSSTPRSTKIALVLKYPHMQPTVLHLRRVPSNAVTAIWQNDDARQPSQLGRRGGNYLVSDIKFEGRQLSLIRYGRPTRSGGRLVKTSPTQPAPSKVADDTPITPPTNPFLPASSKKEIETETKPTPTIKIGEVTPITETKSTGTTADSPSQNP, translated from the coding sequence ATGCGAGCACTCATTATTAGTTTGACGATTTCTATTTTCCTGACCACCGCCGTCGGTGCGGAGGAAGCGAGCAACGTGCCGCGCTCCCCCAATTCCGACAGCCGTGATCGTGCCGCTGCCGTTGCGCTCAACTACTGCCGCGCCGCCTTTTTTCGCATCAAGCGCAACGGCACAAAACCGGTGTTGGTTGAAGAGCAAGAAAACATTCTCAACAACTTAAACCTCAACGGCATTGCCGACCAAGAGGTAGTAACGCTCTACACCAAGGTTTTGGAAGAAATTGGCGGCGAAACGATCGCTGAGAAAGAACGACAACATCTCAAATCGGAATTTCGGCGGAATCTCGGCCGACAAGCGATGGCCTCCGCGTTTTTATTGAGCACGCAAGTGACAACATTTCAATACGGCGAAGCTTTGCGAACTGGCGCCGGGAGTTGGTGGGACTACCGAAACTTAAAAACCAACACCGATCACGCTGTCTGGAACATCGAAAAATCGCGAATGGTGCAGGTTGTGAACAGTTCTTCGCAATTCCTGGACACGTTCTGGAAAATGATCCAGAAGAAAAACATTCCCGATCGCTGGTTGATCCGCTGCGCCGACTTAGACAGCCTGGACGCCGCCTTGAACGAAACAGACCCTGAAATTCGTTTGCGATTGTTGCAACGCTTAGAAAAATTCATGGAATGTTACCCACCCTATTGGTATCACGTGGCCCGCACGCACCAAGCATTGGGCGATTGGGACAAGGCTGCGGAGACCTATGAGAACCTTGCCAACTACGGGGCAGGGCACTTCCGCAGGGATGAAATGCTGGCAGCGGGGGTCGCGAACCTAGCGGCCATTCAAGACTTTCAAGGCAACCGCGAAGCGGCACGGACTGCCCAAGAAGCATTAGGCTATGCGGACACTGCCTGGCAGGCCAATCTGGTCTGTGCGCGCATTTTGGCCAAGCATGGGAAATATGAACTCGCTGAAGAGGCCGCCTTGCGAAACATTGATGCACGTTTGGAACGGACACAAAGCTTGGTCGCGTTGATGACCATCTACCAGGACTCGGGTGAACGGGAAAAACTGATTCACTGGCTCCGCGATGAACAGGTGCTGGGACAAATTCCCGTGCCGGCAGTCCTCCGGGCCTGTACTTATCTCGGATCCGACGAAGTGCCCACCATGGTCAACCGGCATTTGCTGCGAACGCTCTTCGGTTACGCCGATATGAATTTGGGCATGGACGACATTGTCTTCCGAGCGGACCCCTTGTGGCAAATTGGCACGGCTAAAGTCAGTTTGTTGATCAATGGCCGAACCGTGCACGCTCCCGAGTTGGGACAAAAGAACGACGCTGCCGAAGTTCGTTTTCGCGATGCCGTTCAATTGGGGGGGATATTTTCCTCAACACCGCGTTCGACGAAAATCGCGTTGGTTCTCAAGTATCCACACATGCAGCCGACGGTGTTGCACCTGCGTCGCGTTCCATCAAATGCTGTCACGGCAATTTGGCAAAATGACGACGCGCGACAACCTTCGCAGCTCGGGCGCCGCGGAGGTAACTACTTGGTCTCCGACATTAAATTCGAAGGCCGACAACTGTCGTTGATTCGCTACGGACGCCCAACACGTTCCGGTGGACGCTTGGTAAAAACTTCCCCCACACAACCGGCGCCCTCCAAGGTGGCTGATGACACCCCGATCACGCCACCGACAAATCCGTTTCTACCAGCGAGCAGTAAAAAAGAAATCGAAACCGAGACCAAGCCGACTCCGACGATTAAAATTGGCGAGGTCACGCCGATTACGGAGACGAAATCCACAGGAACAACTGCGGATTCGCCCTCTCAAAACCCATAA
- a CDS encoding DegT/DnrJ/EryC1/StrS family aminotransferase, translating to MSEILPLRAHSDVVAEPVPFIDLVSQNASIAEAVQDKVAQVFASQHFVLGDEVAEFEFEVASYCDSREAIGCASGTDALLLALMALDLKPGDEVITSPYTFFATGGAIYRSGAVPVFVDIQPDCFNIDPAAVEAAITPKTRAILPVHLYGQCADMEPLWRIAVQHGLAIIEDAAQAIGSELMGRRAGVLGTMGCFSFFPTKNLGGAGDGGLITTDDADLAARLRRLRVHGDAGGYHHLEVGLNSRLDALQAAVLRVKLPHLDSWTEARRNNASQYQTLFEEYGLLDAIETPAVVTGRKHIYNQYCIRVKDGRRDEVKAKLHEQQVGCAIYYPIPLHLQPCFEYLGYEAGSLPESERAAAETLALPIFSELTAQQLERVVQAISIALGRSGEKTAPISIPAAQFAAMETQTRAKAG from the coding sequence ATGTCCGAGATTCTTCCCCTGCGCGCTCACAGCGACGTTGTCGCCGAACCGGTTCCATTCATCGACTTGGTGTCTCAAAACGCCAGTATCGCTGAAGCAGTCCAGGACAAGGTGGCCCAAGTCTTCGCCTCGCAACATTTTGTGTTGGGCGACGAGGTCGCCGAGTTCGAATTCGAAGTGGCCTCTTACTGTGATTCCCGCGAAGCGATCGGCTGCGCTTCGGGCACCGATGCGCTGTTGCTGGCGCTGATGGCGCTCGATTTGAAACCGGGCGACGAGGTGATCACCAGTCCTTACACATTTTTTGCCACCGGCGGCGCGATTTATCGTTCCGGTGCGGTCCCGGTCTTCGTTGATATTCAACCAGACTGTTTCAACATTGACCCTGCGGCGGTCGAAGCGGCCATCACCCCCAAAACACGGGCGATTTTACCGGTTCACTTGTACGGACAATGTGCAGACATGGAACCGCTGTGGCGAATTGCCGTCCAACATGGCTTGGCAATCATTGAGGATGCCGCTCAGGCCATCGGCTCAGAACTCATGGGCCGCCGTGCCGGTGTTCTGGGAACAATGGGTTGCTTCAGCTTCTTTCCCACCAAAAACCTGGGAGGAGCCGGGGACGGCGGATTGATCACAACCGATGACGCCGACTTGGCCGCGCGATTGCGACGGCTCCGTGTTCACGGCGACGCCGGCGGTTATCATCATCTGGAAGTCGGCCTCAACAGCCGTTTAGACGCCTTGCAGGCAGCCGTGTTGCGTGTCAAATTGCCGCATTTGGATTCCTGGACCGAGGCCCGCAGAAATAACGCCAGCCAATACCAGACGTTATTTGAAGAATACGGTCTGCTGGATGCCATCGAAACGCCGGCTGTCGTTACCGGTCGAAAACATATCTACAACCAATACTGCATTCGTGTCAAAGATGGTCGCCGCGACGAGGTCAAGGCAAAGTTGCACGAACAACAGGTTGGCTGCGCGATCTATTACCCAATTCCATTGCATCTGCAACCATGCTTTGAGTATTTGGGATACGAAGCGGGCTCGTTGCCCGAATCGGAACGAGCGGCCGCTGAAACGTTGGCATTGCCAATCTTCTCGGAGCTGACCGCCCAACAATTAGAACGGGTTGTCCAAGCCATTTCGATCGCCTTGGGTCGCAGTGGCGAAAAAACGGCGCCGATCTCAATCCCAGCCGCACAGTTTGCGGCTATGGAGACTCAAACGCGCGCCAAAGCGGGTTGA
- a CDS encoding ABC transporter permease has protein sequence MIARLRINWVILRTCIEERLVYRADFAFATLVRFLPIVTQIFLWGAIFAVHSDQPKQKLNGYSYDDMIAYFLLAMVARAFSSMPGLATGVARDVREGTIKKFLIQPVDFLGYLFWHRVAHKLVYYIVAVGPFALVFFLCRDYFSGWPDGFTIVGFLISLPIAFLIGFLIESMIGLVSFWFLEVSSLIFVYMMLNYFLSGHMIPLDWLPAPVNAWVIYLPFKYLAYFPASIMLGHYTHAQLINELLIAGGWILILAVANRVMFIRGVRRYGAFGG, from the coding sequence ATGATCGCGCGACTTCGTATTAACTGGGTCATTCTGCGGACCTGCATTGAGGAGCGACTCGTTTATCGCGCTGACTTTGCGTTTGCGACGCTGGTTCGATTTTTGCCGATTGTGACCCAGATCTTTTTGTGGGGCGCGATCTTCGCCGTTCACTCCGACCAACCCAAGCAGAAACTAAACGGCTACAGCTATGACGACATGATCGCCTACTTTTTGTTGGCGATGGTAGCCCGGGCGTTTTCCAGCATGCCTGGGTTAGCAACCGGGGTGGCGCGCGACGTGCGTGAGGGGACTATCAAAAAGTTTCTGATTCAACCAGTCGATTTTCTGGGTTACCTGTTTTGGCACCGTGTGGCCCACAAGCTGGTGTATTACATCGTGGCGGTTGGCCCGTTTGCGTTGGTGTTCTTCTTGTGCCGGGATTACTTCTCGGGTTGGCCGGACGGTTTCACGATCGTGGGATTTTTGATTTCACTGCCGATTGCATTTTTGATCGGGTTTTTGATCGAAAGCATGATCGGACTGGTGTCGTTTTGGTTTCTGGAAGTCAGTTCGCTGATCTTCGTGTACATGATGCTCAACTACTTTTTGTCGGGGCACATGATTCCGCTCGACTGGCTGCCTGCACCCGTCAATGCCTGGGTGATCTACTTGCCATTTAAGTACCTCGCCTATTTTCCCGCTTCGATCATGTTGGGTCATTACACACATGCGCAACTGATCAACGAACTGTTGATTGCCGGCGGTTGGATATTGATTCTGGCTGTGGCCAACCGGGTGATGTTCATCCGTGGTGTGCGACGCTACGGTGCGTTCGGCGGTTGA